The nucleotide window ATCTTTTGCCCTATCCGGTGACCTATGAACCCTACAAAGCGTCGACGGTGCTGAATTATCTGCAACTGCTGCTGTTTGCCGGGCTGGCCTTCTTCGTCATGCTGCCCTGGATGAAACGGACCCTGACCATCAGCCTGGACGCGGACTGGTTTTACCGCCGTCCGCTTTATTGGGCAGGTAATGCCACGTGGAATATTCTGTCGCGGGCCTATGATCGCTTTATACGGGCTCTTTCAGGCGGAAAGACCTATTTCGTTGGCCTGTTTGACACTCTATTTAACGCCAGGGGCGTGTTGACCAGGACATGGATGATCAGCACCACAGCGGCCTGGACGATCAGTCTGCTGCTGCTCTATCTTGTCTCTTACGTATTTTAGCCATAGGGCGTTCGGATAACGTCCGTCTATATCCAGCTCGGGATTTGAACCTTTGGATCGAGTAGGGGGGCCATTGAGAGTGCACCAGGGGGTGAAACCCCCGTCATAAGCAGGCAAATTCTGGAAAATAAGCCTCTATAATAAAGTGCGCACAAATCGCACAATTTATCTTCTAACTGTATGAGATATTTAGGCTGTTCGTGCCTGCTGACTGCACCAATATCCTTTCCCGGACATTCCTAAATCTTCCTAAACCGCAGAAAAATTCAGGTTTCTGCGGTTGATGCTCTTCCAATTTTCCCTCATTTTTTATCTTATCAGAAAAAAGTGCGCAAGGAGATAGGTGTGAAAATGGCTTCAGTGAGAAAACATGGAAAGAAGTGGCAAGCAGGCGTAAGACTCAAAGGTACTCGAAAAAGAAAGTTGTTTAAAACCAGAATGCAAGCTCAGCGTTGGGCCTTGGAACAGGAAGAGTGGACTTGTCCAAAAAGCGCTGGCGCAATCCATTGGTTAGCCCTCTCTGATAGCTTTGTCACAAACCATAGAGGTTTCAAGAAAAGATTATTATCAGGCTCTGGAGGACAGTAACAAAGGAACCGATATTACAGATTGGCTGATTTATTTTGCCGAAATGGTTTTTTCCGCACAGAATAATACAGAATCCCTTCTGGAATTTATCATTGCCAAATTCAGGCTCTTTAATCGTCTTAGAGGATTGTTGAAATAACGTCAGGAAAAAGCTCTGCTACGTATGTTTCAGGAAGGATCCTCTGGCTTCACTGGCGGGATGAGTGCGGAAAAATATATCTCGATTACCGGCGCATCTCGTGCAACAGCAATGCGTGATTTTCAGGAATTGATCGCAAAAGGTGCCCTGAAGAAAACGGGACAGCTAAAAAATACACGATACTGGCTCAATATCTAAGTCATGCTGAGTTAATCGTTTGAAAACTGAATATTCTGTCGACGATTAAGGTTCGCGCCAGGCGGTCGACCAGAATAATCGTAGCGACAGAGCGTAAGGTTGAATTATTTACGGTGAGCAAGTGGCTAAACTTGGAGTGATAGGAGAGGTTTGACACTTATTATCGTTGTACGATTCCTATGTTAAAATCCTGCAAAAAAACAAAAAAATATAAGTCTGGCAGGTTATGAAACTTTCGAGAACCGAGAGCACTTCGATTGGCTCAGAACGAGTATAATCGGGTGAAGGCGGTGGAAAAATGGCCGGCCCAGCCGCTCAAAAACGACCTGATAATTTTGACCAGGTGTAAAAACTTGCATCGGAAAGCCATAGCCGGTTACACTCAGCCGAAGGCCGATGCATGACTCTGTGCCGGACTGTGAGAAGTCCAGCCTTGTGTGAAGATAGACAGGTAAATTACGTTGGTAGCAGGTGCCAATCATGAGCTTTCATTCATTTTGGCGCAGAATATATTCCTGAACTTCTCATTGAGGGAAGATGATGAACAAACTGGTTTTAAAACCTGTCCGATGTTGGCCACTGACGCTGTGGTTTTTTGACCAACTTGATGCCCGAACTATTCTTCAAATCCAGCAGCCCTGGGTGGTACTCTTTACAAAGGTTTGGTGCAAATCGTGAGTGATCCCGTGTTGAAGAACAAGCAGATACGCTTATGACGAACTCCGACAAGGCATTTGTAATCAAACGAGATGATCTGCAAAGGTTGTTCGATGTTATCATTACGCGCGGCTATACGCCTGTAGGGCCGATGGTCCGCGATGGCGTGATCGTTTATGACGTGCTGCGCCGCGTTCAGGATTTGCCCGAAGGCTGGACCGAAGACCAGGATGCCGGGACGTATCGTTTGAAACGACGCGACGATAGCGCGTTGTTCGGGTTCAACAATGGTCCGCATTCATGGAAAAAATACCTGTTTCCGCCACGGTCGAAACTCTGGGAAGGCAAGAAGACGGAAGATGGCGGTTTCACGCTCAAGGAAGTGGAAGACACTGAGAGGCCCTTCGCGTTCATAGGCGTGCGCTCCTGCGACCTGCACGCAATACAGGTGCAGGACAAGGTGTTTATGAACGAACACCATCCGGACCCGCTTTATACTGATCGCCGGTCCAGGGCACTGATCATTGTCGTCAATTGCGGACAGGCGGCCAAGACCTGTTTTTGCACCTCCATGAACACCGGACCGCGCGCGGAAGGGGGTTATGATCTTGCTCTGACCGAGATTCTGGACGGCGACGATCATTATTTCTTCGCGGAGCCCGGCAGTAAAGACGGCTTTTCCCTGCTGGCCGAAGTACCGCACGAGGAGGCGGACAGCGACAATTTTACTGCTGCGGAAAAAGGCACGAAGCGCGCCGAGGAACAGATGGGGCGCAAGATCGACATTTCCGACATCAAGGAGCTGCTCTACCGTAACTACGACAACGAACGCTGGGACGCGCTTGAAAAACGCTGTCTTGCCTGCGGCAATTGCACCATGGCCTGTCCGACCTGTTTCTGTTCCAAGGTCGAAGACGTGACCGATCTAACAGGCGACCATGCCGAGCGCTGGCGTGAATGGGATTCCTGTTTCACGATGGATTTTTCCTATATTCACGGCGGTAGCGTGCGGTCTACGACCCGCTCGCGCTACCGGCAATGGTTGATGCACAAGCTCGCGACATGGTTGGACCAGTTTGGCACGTCGGGGTGTGTAGGCTGCGGGCGCTGCATCACATGGTGTCCGGTCGGTATTGATCTCACCGAGGAAGTTCGCCTGATCCGAGACAGCGAAAACCAAAAGGACATCGCCAATGGTTAGTATCAAGGATATTCGCACCCTGCTCGCTGAAAACCCGTTCTTCGATGGGATATCAGAGGAACATATGGAAACAATGGCGGGATGCGGCAGGCTCGTGCATTTCAAGCCTGGCGAATTTCTCCTGCGTGAGGGAGACGAGGCGGACACGTTTTACTTGATCCGTGATGGGGAAGTAGCGATTGAAAGCGATGTCCCGACGGCTGGCCCCCTTTCGATTGCACGTATCGGCCCATGCGGGATCACCGGCTATTCGTGGCTGTTCCCGCCGCATCGTAATAGTTTCGATTCGCTGGCTCTGACGCATGTATCAGCCATTGCGCTCGATGGTGAATGTTTACGTGGCAAGGCGGAGGACGATCATGAGCTCGGATATCAGCTCATGAAACGCTTTGCGCAAGTCATGCTCGACCGCCTGCAGGCAGCGCGGCGACAGATGCTGGACGTTTATGCGAACGGGAGGACGACGGATGCAGCCTCAGGCTGAAATGCGATCACCGATGCGTCCGCATCCCTTCCGCGTGCTGGAAATCGCGGAGGAAATTCCCGGCTGCATGACTGTGCGCGTCGAGCCGTCCGGCGACGGGGGCGACGCCGCGTTCGCGCCGGGACAATTCTACATGATTTATATCTTCGGTCACGGGGAAGTGCCGATCTCGGTCAGCGGCGACCCGGAGAAATCAGGGGAACTGACCTTTACCGTCATGGCCGTCGGCTCTGTGACGCAGGCGCTGTGCGCCGTCAAGTCGGGCGACGTCATCGGCTTGCGCGGCCCGTTCGGCAGCGCCTGGCCGGTAGACAAAGTGAAAGGGCGCGATGTGATTGTCGTGGCGGGCGGGCTAGGCCTGGCTCCGCTGCGGCCGTCGATCTACCGTATGCTGCACAATCGTAACGATTACGGTGACATCACACTTCTCTATGGCACGCGTCAGCCACAGAGTATCGTTTTTCCGCAGGAACTTGCCGACTGGCGCGAAGATGCGCTGATAGAAGTAGAGGTTACAGTCGACACCGCCGGTCGTGACTGGCCGGGGAAGGTCGGCGTCGTTACCGAATTATTGAAAGGTCGCAACGTCGATCCAGCTAAGACTTCCGCCCTAATTTGCGGGCCGGAGATCATGATGCGCTTCTCGGCCTATGCGCTGTTGGATATCGGCGTTGCGGCCGAAAACATCCATGTATCGATGGAACGCAACATGAAATGCGCGGTCAGAATGTGCGGACGCTGCCAGTACGGGCCGTTCTTTATCTGCGCCGACGGGCCGGTGTTCCCGTTCGACTGCGTCGAACGGTTGTTCAAGATAAGAGAAGTGTGATGACTGACAAACCGAAACTCGCGGTCTGGAAATTCGCATCCTGCGACGGTTGCCAGCTTAGTCTGCTGGACTGCGAGGACGAGTTGCTGGCCGTTGCGGATCACATCACCATCGCCAATTTTCCGGAAGCCAGCCGCGCCGTACTCGAAGGGCCGTATGATCTGTCGCTGGTCGAAGGCTCGATTACAACGCCGCATGACCGCGACAGGATAAAGGAGGTTCGCCGACAGTCGAAATTTCTTATCACCATTGGCGCTTGTGCCACTGCCGGCGGGATTCAGGCCTTGCGCAACTTCACAGACGTACAGGAGTTTATGGATATCGTTTACGCCAGCCCCGAATATATCAGCACGCTGGACACATCGACGCCGATATCCGCTCATGTGAATGTGGATTTTGAATTGCGCGGCTGCCCCATCAACAAGAACCAGCTGCTGGAGGTCATCAACGCGTTCCTGAATGAACGCAAACCGAACGTATCGCCGAACAGCGTCTGCCTCGAATGCAAAAAGCGCGGCACCGCCTGTATCATGGTGGCGCATGGCACGCCCTGCATGGGGCCCGTGACGCAGGCCGGGTGCGGCGCGATTTGCCCGACCTATAACCGCGGTTGTTACGGCTGCTACGGGCCGATGGAAACGCCCAACACGGCCTCACTGGCCGCCTGGATGCACGATCTTGGCGTGTCGGGGGGTGAGTTGCGGCGCATGTTCAGGACATACAACGCCGAAGAAGCCGAATTCAGAGAGGAAGGCGACCGCCACGGGGGAGAAAACATATGAGCGGTTCACACGGCAGCGGCACGCGCACAATCAAGGTTGATTATCTCGCCCGCGTCGAAGGCGAAGGCGCGATGTATATTAAAATCCGGGACAATGTCCTTGAAGACGTAAAGCTCAAGATATTCGAGCCGCCGCGCTTTTTCGAAGGGCTCCTGCGCGGGCGGGAGTTCACCGAAGCGCCGGACATCACATCGCGCATTTGCGGCATCTGCCCCGTTGCTTATCAGATGAGCGCGATCCACGCGATGGAGAACGCTTGCGGCGTGCGCGTCGAAGGTGCGCTGCGCGAACTGCGCAGGCTCTTCTACTGTGGCGAATGGATTTCCAGCCATACACTGCATATTTACATGCTGCATGCGCCGGATTTCCTCGGCTATCCAAGCGCTGTCGAGATGGCGAAGGATCATCCGCAGGTGGTCGAGCATGGGCTTGCGTTGAAGAAGACAGGCAATGATATCATGAGCCTGATGGGCGGGCGTGAAATCCATCCGGTCAACGCTCGTGTTGGCGGGTTTTACCGGGTTCCGATGAGAAGCGAATTGTCGGAGTTGCGAGAAAAACTGTTGCGCGCCCGCGAACTGGCGCTGGAAACGGTGAAATGGAGCGCAACACTCGACTTCCCGGATTTCGAACAGGACTACACATTCGTCGCGTTGAGGCACGACGATGAATACCCAATGAACGAGGGCCGCGTTGTGTCGAACAAGGGGCTCGATATCGATGTTTCCGAATATGACGACCATTTTGAGGAACAGCATGTCGACTATTCGAACGCGCTTCATTGCGTAATGAAGCCGGACGGAAAATGTTATCATGTCGGGCCCATGGCGCGGTATGCGTTGAACTTCGACCACCTGCCAGAAGACATCCAGGATGCGGCAAAAGCGGCCGGGCTAGGCCCCGTCTGTGCCAACCCGTTCCAAAGCATCACCGTGCGAGCGGTGGAAGTGCTCTATGCCGTAACGGAAGCACTCCGCATCATTGACAACTACAACCCGCCGCGACAACCTGCGATCGACGTGAAACCGAAGGCCGGGACGGGTTTCGCAGTGACGGAGGCACCGCGCGGACTGCTTTATCATCGCTACACCATTGACGATGACGGCATCATAAAAGACGCAAACATCGTGCCGCCGACTTCCCAGAACCAGAAGATGATCGAAGAGGATTTACGCCATTTTGTCCCGACTTGCCTCGACAAAGCGGATGATGAAATCCAGCACGTTTCCGAACAGGCGATCCGTAATTACGACCCATGCATTTCCTGCGCCACGCATTTTCTCAAGCTTGAGGTCGACCGCGAATGACGAAAGCGCCGACCCTCATCATCGGCATTGGCAATCGCTATCGCGGCGACGACGCATTCGGCTGTATGGTGGCGGGCGAACTGGCCGGACAAGTGCCTCTGGACGTGACATGTATTGAGCATGACGGAGAGCCCGCCGGGCTGATAGAGTGCTGGCAAGGTGCTGAGAAGGTAATCCTGATCGACGCCGTGTCCTCGGGTGCGGAGGCAGGGCAAATCTTCCGCTTCGATCTTGCGCGGCAAGCGCTGCCGGAAGATTTTAATTTATATTCCACCCACGCCTTCGGTGTGCCGCAGGCGGTGGAACTCGCCCGGGCGCTGGCGAAGCTTCCACCGGATATCCGGTTCATCGGTGTGGAGGGCAAAAATTTTAATGCCGGCGAAGAGCTCTCACCGGCTCTGTCTAAAACGAAGGATGCATTAATTGCAGAAATTTTGAATTCACTGAAATCACAGGAGAGTATTCATGCATGAATTTTCACTGATGGCCGACCTGTTGCGCAAGATCGAACAGCTTGCGAAGGAGGCCAATGCCGACAAGGTCGTGGCGGTGAAGGTCAAGCTCGGCGCGTTATCGCACATCACGCCGGATCATTTCCGGGAGCATTTTGAGGATGCTATCGTCGGCACGGCGGCGGAGGGCGCGGAACTCGATGTCGAACAATGCGACGACGAACAGGATCCCAACGCGCAGGACATCCTGCTCGAAAGCATCGATATCGCGGCCTGATCCCATGTCCACCGAGCTTGTAACCCAAAACGAGGACAATGACGCGAAACGCGAACGTCTGACCGTCGAAGGCACGGTGCAGGGCGTCGGGTTTCGTCCGTTCGTCTTTCGCCTCGCGCAGGAGCTCGGGCTAACAGGATACGTGCGGAACACGCCGGCAGGGGTGATCATCGAGATAGAGGGAGCGGAGACACTTCTGGCGGCTTTCAAAAAAGCTTTGGAAGAACGTAAACCGGCACAGGCGCGCTTTCTGAAGCTCGAGGATACGCCGCTGACTGCGGAATATGGGAATGACTTCATCATCCGGCCGAGCGAGACGGGGGAAGAAACGACGGCACTGATGTTGCCAGACTCCGCCGTCTGTAGCGATTGTCTGCGTGAAATGAAGGACCCCTCCGACCGGCGCTACCGTTATCCCTTTATAAACTGCACCCAATGCGGGCCGCGCTTTTCGATCATCACGGCGCTGCCCTATGATCGGCCAAATACGACGATGGCGGGGTTCGAGATTTGCCAGGCCTGTCGCCGCGAGTATGACGATCCCGATAACCGCCGCCACCACGCGCAGCCGGTCGCCTGCCCGGAATGTGGTCCTCAGCTTGAATTGCGGAACGCGAAGGGCAAAACGAAAGCGCGGCGTGACGAGGCGTTGCTGAAAGCGGCACAGGCGGTGCGCGATGGTAAGATACTGGCGCTGAAGGGACTTGGCGGGTTCCACCTGGTCTGCGATGCACGTAACGCTGTTGCTGTCGCCGAGTTGCGTCGCAGCAAAAGCCGTCCCGTCAAACCCTTCGCCGTTATGTACCCGTCGCTGAATATGGCGCGGGCCGATTGCGCGATGTGTCCGGAAGAGGAAAAACTGCTGACTTCTGCGGAAGCGCCGATTGTCCTGCTGCGCAAGGATGCCAAGCCCGCCGTTGCGGAAAACGTCGCGCCCGGCAACCCGAATCTCGGCGTCATGCTGCCCTATACGCCGCTGCATCACCTGCTTATGTCCGAACTTGGCTTCCCGGTCGTCGCCACTAGCGGCAACCGCACCGATGAACCGATTTGCACAGACGAAGACGACGCCGTCTTGACCCTGAAGGATATTGCTGACGTCTTTCTGGTTCATAACCGGCCTATTTCGGGGCGCTGCGACGATTCTATCCTCCGCGTCATGCGCGGGCGCGCAACCGTGCTGCGCCGCGCGCGCGGCTATGCGCCGCTCCCGATTGTTGTGAAGCACAGTTTTGTTATGCCTGTACTCGCCGTCGGCGGACAACTCAAAAACACCGTAGCGCTGGCCGTGCACAATCGCGTCTTCATGTCGCCACACATCGGCGATCTCTATAGGCCAGAAGCCTGCGCCGCGCACCGTGCGGCGGCTGATCTGCTGTGTCGCCTTTACAACGCCGAACCGGAGAGCATCGTTCACGACCTGCATCCCGATTACAGCTCAACACGGATGGCGGAAGAGCGCGGCGGCAATGCCCTCGCCGTGCAGCACCATCATGCGCATGCGCTGTCCTGCATGGCTGAAAACGGGGTGAAGCCGCCCTGTTTGGCCGTCGCATGGGACGGTACCGGTTACGGCACGGATAACACCGTCTGGGGCGGGGAGTTTTTGAAGATCAAACCCGGCGGGTTCGAACGGGCGATGCATTTTTTGCCTTTCCCGCTGCAGGGTGGGGATGCGGCCGCGCTTGACCCGAGACGCGCCGCGCTCGGCATGCTTTACGTGCTGGGTGGCGAAGACACGTTTGACCGGGATATCGCCCTGCTGGGAGAGGATGCGTGGCTGATGAAATCCGCACTGAAAAAGAACATCAACTGCCCGCTGACCAGCAGCGCCGGGCGCATCTTCGATGCTGTCGCAGCGCTGACCGGTATTTGCTCGGAAAACGGGTTCGAGGGACAGGCGGCGATGGCGCTGGAATTCGCCGCAGACCCGGACGCGACCTCTCTCTATGACTTCAAAATCGAAGACGGGATCATCGACTGGCGGCCAATGCTGCGCGCGATACTCGGCGATATCGACACGGGGGCTAAGCCTGGCGCGGTGTCCGGGAGATTTCATGCGACGCTGGCGGCGATGATCCTGGCGGCAGCAAAATCCGTCGGTGAGGAAATGGTGTTGCTCACCGGTGGCTGTTTTCAGAACGCGCTTTTGCTCAATTGTGCCGTCGACGCCCTGGAACAGTCCGGCTTTACGGTTCACACACACCACCATGTGCCGCCAAATGACGGCGGGCTGGCGCTCGGGCAGGTCATGGCGATGGCGCACGCGTTGTAACGAAGAAGAGGATTGCAAACATGTGTCTGGCTGTACCAGGACAGATCATAAGCATCAAAGGGGATGATGCCCTCAGCCGTAGCGGGCAAGTGCGCTTCGGTGAAGCGGTGCGCGAGGCGAGCCTCGCCTTTGTGCCCGAAGCGGTAAAGGGCGACTATGTGCTGGTTCATGCCGGTGTCGCGATCAGCGTGCTGCGCGAAGACGCGGCGGCACGCACGCTCGGTTATCTGGAGGAGATTGAATGAAGTACGTCGACGAATACCGCGACCCGGAGGCCGCCCTAAAATACGTGGAAGCGATCCGTAAAACCGTGACGCGCCACTGGACGATTATGGAGGTTTGCGGCGGCCAGACGCACGCCATCGTGCGTTTCGGTATACAGGATTTGTTGCCGGAGGAAGTCGAGCTTGTGCACGGTCCCGGTTGCCCCGTCTGCGTCACGCCGCTGGAGATGATTGACAAGGCGCTCGACATCGCTGTGAGGGACGATGTTATTTTTTGCTCTTTCGGCGACATGCTGCGCGTCCCGGGATCGCGGTCCGATCTGTTGAGCGTACGGGCGGAAGGCGGCGACGTGCGCATCGTCTACACCCCGCTCGACGCCGTGAAAATCGCGACGGACAACCCGGACAAGCAGGTCGTCTTTTTCGCCGTCGGCTTTGAAACCACCGCGCCCGCCAACGCCATGTCTGTGCATATGGCGAAAACCCGCGGGCTGGATAATTTTTCCGTCCTGGTTTCCCACGTCCTCGTCCCGCCCGCAATCGAGGCAATCATGTCCGCGCCGGACACCCGTGTTCAGGGCTTCCTCGCGGCCGGGCATGTCTGCACCGTCATGGGAACAAGGGCCTACACGCCGCTGGCCGACACATACGACGTGCCCATTGTGGTCACGGGATTTGAGCCGCTGGATATCCTGCAGGGCATCTATATGTGCGTCAGGCAATTGGAGGACGGGCGCGCCGAGGTTGAAAACCAGTATGATCGCGCCGTGCGCGATGGCGGGAATACAGAGGCGCAGGCGCTGCTTGAAAAGGTCTTCCGCGTTGTGCCGCGCAAATGGCGCGGTATAGGGGAGATCGCCGAAAGCGGCTGGGCGCTGACATCGGAATATGAGGCTTTTGACGCGGAAAAACGTTTCGGCCTTGCGAACGCCGAAGTCGCGGAACCTGAAGCGTGTATCAGCGGCCTCGTGCTGCAAGGCCTGAAGAAGCCCGCCGACTGCCCGGCCTTCGGTAACGAATGCACACCCGACCATCCGCTCGGGGCGACGATGGTTTCCGGCGAGGGCGCGTGCGCCGCCTACTACCGCTATCGCAGGGAGAAGGCGGCATGACGGAAGCCAAGGCGTTTGGAATGGTCTGCCCGCTGCCCCTGAACGATCACCCACGTATCAAGCTGGCGCATGGCGGCGGCGGACGACTGATGCAGCAACTGATCGAGGATGTGTTCATCGCGGCGTTCGATAACCCCGTGCTGCGTGGCGGCCATGACGGCGCGGTGCTGGAACTGCTGCACGGGCGCAGCGTGATGACGACGGACAGCTACGTTGTGCGGCCTCTGTTCTTCCCTGGCGGCGATATAGGGGCGCTTGCCGTCAACGGCACGGTGAACGACCTTGCGATGTGCGGGGCGAAGCCGCTGTTCCTGACGGCCTCCTTCATTCTTGAAGAAGGGCTTGAGACTGAAACGCTGTGGCGTGTGGTGCGGTCCATGCGCGCCGCGGCGGATGCCGCCGGTGTGTCCATCGTCACGGGCGACACCAAGGTCGTCGAACGCGGACGCGGCGACGGCATATACATCAACACCACTGGCGTCGGCCGCATCGAGCGCGAAATTCTTGTCGCGCCGGAACGCATCGCCACGGGGGACGCGATCCTCGTCAGCGGTGATATAGGCCGACACGGTATGGCGGTAATGGGCGAGCGCGAGGGGCTGGCCTTCACCACGCCAATTGAAAGCGACTGCGCGCCGTTGTGGGCTACCGTTGATGCGATGCTGTCAGCGGAAATAGACGTCCATTGCATGCGCGATGCGACGCGTGGCGGGCTGTGCGCGGTGTTGAACGAACTGGCGAGGTCCTCCGCCCTGCAATTCGATGTCGTCGAGCGTGATATTCCCGTCTCGGAAAGCGTGCGTGGGGCCTGCGAGGTCCTCGGGCTTGATGCGCTGCAAGTTG belongs to Emcibacter sp. and includes:
- the hypF gene encoding carbamoyltransferase HypF is translated as MSTELVTQNEDNDAKRERLTVEGTVQGVGFRPFVFRLAQELGLTGYVRNTPAGVIIEIEGAETLLAAFKKALEERKPAQARFLKLEDTPLTAEYGNDFIIRPSETGEETTALMLPDSAVCSDCLREMKDPSDRRYRYPFINCTQCGPRFSIITALPYDRPNTTMAGFEICQACRREYDDPDNRRHHAQPVACPECGPQLELRNAKGKTKARRDEALLKAAQAVRDGKILALKGLGGFHLVCDARNAVAVAELRRSKSRPVKPFAVMYPSLNMARADCAMCPEEEKLLTSAEAPIVLLRKDAKPAVAENVAPGNPNLGVMLPYTPLHHLLMSELGFPVVATSGNRTDEPICTDEDDAVLTLKDIADVFLVHNRPISGRCDDSILRVMRGRATVLRRARGYAPLPIVVKHSFVMPVLAVGGQLKNTVALAVHNRVFMSPHIGDLYRPEACAAHRAAADLLCRLYNAEPESIVHDLHPDYSSTRMAEERGGNALAVQHHHAHALSCMAENGVKPPCLAVAWDGTGYGTDNTVWGGEFLKIKPGGFERAMHFLPFPLQGGDAAALDPRRAALGMLYVLGGEDTFDRDIALLGEDAWLMKSALKKNINCPLTSSAGRIFDAVAALTGICSENGFEGQAAMALEFAADPDATSLYDFKIEDGIIDWRPMLRAILGDIDTGAKPGAVSGRFHATLAAMILAAAKSVGEEMVLLTGGCFQNALLLNCAVDALEQSGFTVHTHHHVPPNDGGLALGQVMAMAHAL
- a CDS encoding hydrogenase maturation nickel metallochaperone HypA yields the protein MHEFSLMADLLRKIEQLAKEANADKVVAVKVKLGALSHITPDHFREHFEDAIVGTAAEGAELDVEQCDDEQDPNAQDILLESIDIAA
- the hypD gene encoding hydrogenase formation protein HypD → MKYVDEYRDPEAALKYVEAIRKTVTRHWTIMEVCGGQTHAIVRFGIQDLLPEEVELVHGPGCPVCVTPLEMIDKALDIAVRDDVIFCSFGDMLRVPGSRSDLLSVRAEGGDVRIVYTPLDAVKIATDNPDKQVVFFAVGFETTAPANAMSVHMAKTRGLDNFSVLVSHVLVPPAIEAIMSAPDTRVQGFLAAGHVCTVMGTRAYTPLADTYDVPIVVTGFEPLDILQGIYMCVRQLEDGRAEVENQYDRAVRDGGNTEAQALLEKVFRVVPRKWRGIGEIAESGWALTSEYEAFDAEKRFGLANAEVAEPEACISGLVLQGLKKPADCPAFGNECTPDHPLGATMVSGEGACAAYYRYRREKAA
- the hypE gene encoding hydrogenase expression/formation protein HypE — its product is MTEAKAFGMVCPLPLNDHPRIKLAHGGGGRLMQQLIEDVFIAAFDNPVLRGGHDGAVLELLHGRSVMTTDSYVVRPLFFPGGDIGALAVNGTVNDLAMCGAKPLFLTASFILEEGLETETLWRVVRSMRAAADAAGVSIVTGDTKVVERGRGDGIYINTTGVGRIEREILVAPERIATGDAILVSGDIGRHGMAVMGEREGLAFTTPIESDCAPLWATVDAMLSAEIDVHCMRDATRGGLCAVLNELARSSALQFDVVERDIPVSESVRGACEVLGLDALQVACEGRFVAIVPKKDEARALKILNAQNESASVVGRVTVGEPGMVTIQTPIGGRRILDMPAGELLPRIC
- a CDS encoding hydrogenase maturation protease, with protein sequence MTKAPTLIIGIGNRYRGDDAFGCMVAGELAGQVPLDVTCIEHDGEPAGLIECWQGAEKVILIDAVSSGAEAGQIFRFDLARQALPEDFNLYSTHAFGVPQAVELARALAKLPPDIRFIGVEGKNFNAGEELSPALSKTKDALIAEILNSLKSQESIHA
- a CDS encoding Ni/Fe hydrogenase subunit alpha is translated as MSGSHGSGTRTIKVDYLARVEGEGAMYIKIRDNVLEDVKLKIFEPPRFFEGLLRGREFTEAPDITSRICGICPVAYQMSAIHAMENACGVRVEGALRELRRLFYCGEWISSHTLHIYMLHAPDFLGYPSAVEMAKDHPQVVEHGLALKKTGNDIMSLMGGREIHPVNARVGGFYRVPMRSELSELREKLLRARELALETVKWSATLDFPDFEQDYTFVALRHDDEYPMNEGRVVSNKGLDIDVSEYDDHFEEQHVDYSNALHCVMKPDGKCYHVGPMARYALNFDHLPEDIQDAAKAAGLGPVCANPFQSITVRAVEVLYAVTEALRIIDNYNPPRQPAIDVKPKAGTGFAVTEAPRGLLYHRYTIDDDGIIKDANIVPPTSQNQKMIEEDLRHFVPTCLDKADDEIQHVSEQAIRNYDPCISCATHFLKLEVDRE
- a CDS encoding Crp/Fnr family transcriptional regulator; the encoded protein is MVSIKDIRTLLAENPFFDGISEEHMETMAGCGRLVHFKPGEFLLREGDEADTFYLIRDGEVAIESDVPTAGPLSIARIGPCGITGYSWLFPPHRNSFDSLALTHVSAIALDGECLRGKAEDDHELGYQLMKRFAQVMLDRLQAARRQMLDVYANGRTTDAASG
- a CDS encoding HypC/HybG/HupF family hydrogenase formation chaperone, with the protein product MCLAVPGQIISIKGDDALSRSGQVRFGEAVREASLAFVPEAVKGDYVLVHAGVAISVLREDAAARTLGYLEEIE
- a CDS encoding FAD/NAD(P)-binding protein, with the protein product MQPQAEMRSPMRPHPFRVLEIAEEIPGCMTVRVEPSGDGGDAAFAPGQFYMIYIFGHGEVPISVSGDPEKSGELTFTVMAVGSVTQALCAVKSGDVIGLRGPFGSAWPVDKVKGRDVIVVAGGLGLAPLRPSIYRMLHNRNDYGDITLLYGTRQPQSIVFPQELADWREDALIEVEVTVDTAGRDWPGKVGVVTELLKGRNVDPAKTSALICGPEIMMRFSAYALLDIGVAAENIHVSMERNMKCAVRMCGRCQYGPFFICADGPVFPFDCVERLFKIREV
- a CDS encoding 4Fe-4S dicluster domain-containing protein, producing the protein MTNSDKAFVIKRDDLQRLFDVIITRGYTPVGPMVRDGVIVYDVLRRVQDLPEGWTEDQDAGTYRLKRRDDSALFGFNNGPHSWKKYLFPPRSKLWEGKKTEDGGFTLKEVEDTERPFAFIGVRSCDLHAIQVQDKVFMNEHHPDPLYTDRRSRALIIVVNCGQAAKTCFCTSMNTGPRAEGGYDLALTEILDGDDHYFFAEPGSKDGFSLLAEVPHEEADSDNFTAAEKGTKRAEEQMGRKIDISDIKELLYRNYDNERWDALEKRCLACGNCTMACPTCFCSKVEDVTDLTGDHAERWREWDSCFTMDFSYIHGGSVRSTTRSRYRQWLMHKLATWLDQFGTSGCVGCGRCITWCPVGIDLTEEVRLIRDSENQKDIANG